Genomic window (Alnus glutinosa chromosome 9, dhAlnGlut1.1, whole genome shotgun sequence):
tttcgcttttttttttttattattatatttcttttttgaatttataaaaacatttttatatgCATAAACCTAGGACTGCAAAAACAACTTTCACACATGTACTCTGCTTAGTTTGTGCAAGTTACACTTGGATAAATCCATGAATTACATATTTGGAGGGTTTGATTACCGGCGGTCTCCCAACAAGTCACTCACCGAAAGCTCCAAAAGGTCCAATAGGTCAAAAGGCCCAACGGGCCACAATCGAAGGCCTAGAAAGAGGACGATCCATAGTTAAGGAGCTTGGAAGGCCCAGGCAACCAACAAGGTCTCATGTGCACTCTCGCCAAGGTATAATGCCCAACAATTGATTCCCCACTCTACTAACTCATCCAACGGCCTACTCACGTCATACATTCCCCTAACAAACTTGAGGAAATAATCTCCACGGACCACGTTAATAACATATTGCTAGTAAAAATTCCTATAATTCTAAAAAGGAATGCAGGGGACGAAGACCTATAAATGAAACAGGAGGGCATTTACTCAAGTACGCCTTATTTGCCTTATCAACACTGCCAATTTTTCCTCTCACTCTCACCGAACTGACTTAAGCGTCGGAATTGTCCCGCTGGATCCACCCTGACAAAACCTCTAAcctcctttctctctcatatcctttccggtGAGCGGCATGTGGTCACTGTACTGACAATGCCAAATAGACCTATatggtaatttaaaaaaaataaaaaataaaagaagcaagCTATTTTCTTTGGGGAGGGGGGTGATAACAGATGCTGGGTTTTCACTGTCTCAACACTAAACAATTATGCAAATCTTTCAGTGTTTGGAAATAAGAGTATACAATTGACATATTGTCATATTCAATTCTGGTATGCATTCCATTGGGAAGCCTGATTCATACAAAACTGATAACCAAAACTACTATATAAGAAGATAAACTATTCCTCTTAACTCTGCCATATCATTCCAGAGCAGTTACAAGCTCAGATACCTAAATGGTTGCTATGCAACACATGGATGACCTTACCAGCAACATCTTCATCGCTGGACTGGTTTGTCTACCAATTTTGatctaaagaaaaatgattactAGCGATCGCAAAGGCTTTATTTATGCATGCAGGTCCTTGTTTGAATTCCATACAGGGGCTTTTGGAACAACACCATCACCTAAAATCGCAGCTCCATTTTCCACACTTAAAAGAGGATCAGATTCACTTTCCTTTGCCTACAGCAAAAATAAAGAGGTTCAGTATATTCATTGCACAAGCAAATAATACTACAGGATTAtaggaataaagagaaataaaacAGGTATgacaaaataaaagtaaaattagaTGTGTGCAGTTCAAAGAGAGAGCGTAGAGACAAAGACCTTTGGGAGGTGGGAGATCCaatttttgtctaatttttttcatcaataataatctaaaaataatgaaaacccTTGCATATATAAGCGTGTAGAATTGAACTACCTGGGCCAATGGCGCAGATGCTTCATTAGCCTTCTGCTGGCTCTCAACAGTGCAACAGTAAGAATAGAGTCCCATTCCAACTACAGCAATCGAAATCCCTAAAATATTGCGCCACCTAAATGGGTCATGAAGTAGAACATAGCCAAAGGCCAAAACTAGGCAGGTTTTCAGATGTCCTAGGACCTGATAGGTGACTGCAGATGTCTTTCCAATAACCAGAAAGGTACTGAAGTTTACAGAGACAGAAATCAGGCAGGACAGAACAATGAAGAACTGCAATGAAGATAACATACATATAAGAGTTAAATTAAGAAGCAGTatttagaaaaagagaaaaagaacctTCCACCAACGTGTGCCTGGGGGAGGGAGAGGGGGCGGGGGCAATTCTTACCAGTACTTGAGGGGTATATCTGAAAGCAAAAACGTTTTGATTAGTCAAAAGCCCATCCAGAAATGGGCCAACGATGAACAAAGTCATCGCCTGATAGGGGCAAGACTGATATAGAAGTTGGGTCGAAGTAACTTTGAACTTCTTCTGGATGGTATTCGTCATCTGAAAATAACTGGTTAAGTTGTTCGACAACAGAAACACTTTTActaaccaccaaaaaaaaaaaggaagaagatcaGGCCGTACAGTAACATATGACTATTACTTGTACAATGCAGAAGCATTACATATACAACCTGCTAGTTGCTCTGGCCACAAATGAAActtatcctctctctctctctctctctcttccattcttctttttcctaGATACATGTAAGTACTAAGTTGGTACAAAGAACATGCAACACAGTAAAAGGTCACTTTAGCTAAGGATACAATCTGAGCAACGCAGGTTGTGATAACTGCAAGCAGAGACAAGAAAGAACCCAGACCATTGAGCTGAAGATCAGTCACCGTTGCAATTCCAACACCACAAAGAAGAATGAGGAGTGAAAACTGGATACTCCTACTGTAATATAGGTAAAGAAGCATCAGTACACAGTGTAATTAAATGTTTAGTACATCTAGATTACATCCAGGGCAGAACAGGCTCACCACAAATTATTAAAGCAGAAACCCACTTCATTTGGATAAACTATAATAGACAAGCAAGATCataatgcatgcatgcataggtCAGAAAACAAGCAGAAGCCACTGAAGAAATTTATAGATTTTCacacaagaaaaagaaggaagacaataaagaaaagagagaagtttAGGTTATTACTGAAGACCAAATTAAAGATTAAATATCACACGAACGTCTGCCTTTTAAAAGTTGTACAGATATCATTTAGTAGACTTGTGAAGGTCATACTAAACTTCATTCCCAAGATAACCATTCATATGCACAAGTGTGACCTCTTCATTCTAGTCCCAAGCTTCGACATTCTCTAGGTGGCAAATGCCTTCAAGCCAGTAGGTCTACTACAAGCCTCTTAACAACTAGTGCCAAAGGCCATCTCCATTGGGCTAGGCTTCGACAATGATGGAAGTGTTTCATGGTCACCTTAGGCCATCTTCAAGTGTTTCATGGTCACAATGAGGTTCAAGGAGAATTAGGAGTAAAGTAAAACCTAGGTTGTTGGTAAGTTGGAACCCCGACTAACATAACAGTTTTAAGTGGTTTTTAACCAAGACGATTATCATAGGGTAATAACCAAGGAGTTTAACAGAACCTAACTTAATTTTAAGATAAGTGAGAAATACTACATGGGAGCTAATAGGTGGTTAAATGTGAAATAGGTTTAGTGTTCAGGAAATTAAACCACGACTAACAATATGATATAAATCGCAAGTGATGAGCAAGACACTAAGGAGGTACAGTGACGAAGGACTTTAGCTAGACAAGTAAGCAAACCCCTTTCAAAActagttaaaattttatcacATGAAATATGTTTTAGTAAAGTATATGTATGTATTAGAAAAGCATGAAATAGGTATTTTCCGCTGCAAGTTTCATGTTGAGGGATGGCAATAGCGCCTCAAGGTATTTATAAATGCACAAATACAATGGGGGCGTTACAATATATGTCCCTAAAGTGCTTTGCAAAGTCAAAACTCTTTCTTGGTAGTGGCGCCAAGGCAAGTACCAGAACCCTACGTCTAATGAAAACCATAAAGCATCTTTTTCCAAGATTTGTTTCCATTTCATAATTGTAATAAGATAATTAATCAACTCTTTACACTGTATCCTTTTGCATATGAGCATGTTTAATATATTTCACACAGACATTAcataaaattgcagaaaatcaaGCAAATGCAAGCATGTTATAGGCTGGGCACAAATGTACCAAAAACACCTTAATATTAGGCTGCACAAGAAACTTAAAGTTCTATACACATACCATATATAAACCAAACAAGTAAAACTCAAGATACTAGACAAATTAACAGAACATTAACAAACACAATTGCCTACTCGATTAAGCAGGAAGATGCATCTTCCATACATAAATTTTTACTAGTGGACCACCAGGtcagaaattttaaaaaataaaaataaaagatgtataaatatcaaaataatcaattaaGGTATAGAAGGCATAAGCAATGCACACCTCTGCATATGCATTCATAGGAAGATATTGGGCTAACGAGATAGAAATTCAATCCAAAGCAGAGAGCTCAAAGTTCTTTATTTAAATTAGATAGAAGTCATACACATGACATACGTTTGAAGAACACAGACAAATGCCGCAAATTTATCACATTACGGATTGGAGATTAATTTAAATTTACCTGAATATTTTCCTAAAGAAAAGAGTCTCCAAAAGAACAGTACAGGGAATGATCGCCAGTTTTGTCATCTAACATTCAAAACCAAAAGAGATAAATGTTAAGAAACTGACATgcctaattaatattttaaattgatgAATCAGTAATGTGACAGAATTAAGATAAGAAAAGGGGTGAGAGAGTCAAGTCACATATATTATCACTTTCATAAAACATGGTATTATCAACACACAATACCTCAAGACACAAGTTAAAATCTAAAATTATGTATTCGCATGGACCATGTTTTGGGATCAGGCAGGCTTTGGACACGGGGAAGAATGACCCCATGTTATTCAGACTGCATGAATCACATAGTACATACGCACATTCCGTATACTGAACTCTTTTTACATTTTGACATAGCGCGAGCAACTAATCTGTTGAAGCACAAGCACTAGCAACGCATGAATGTTATACTTCAGAATGGGATTGGCATATAACGAGAACGATATAGCATAATGATCCCATTGATAAAACAATATGATGTTACAATCACAGAATATGGACGATAAGTTAGACTAGGTTACCTGATAAAAACCAACAGAATTGAAACCCAAGCTAAGATTTAAAAGTCCAATGGAGGTTCCATTTAGTATGCCAAAACCCATTACAGCTCTTGGATCAAAAGGCTTGTGCTCAAACAATTTCATCCATAGCGCCACATGAAGAGAACAAAATGTGACCAGAAGATGCCAGCTTGTCAAGGTTGTGGCTGCGCACCACCCATTGCAAGTTAGTATCTTCAACTACACATCAAAGACCCAAAAGTTGAGCAAATAACAACGACACCACACTAACAATTCAAAACAACCACATTTATGAGAAATGACTAACTACTACCGACCACATTCCCTGATACAAAATCAATCACCCCACATGGTGGTTTTGGACCCTCTACAACCATAAcccttaaaaggaaaaatattagcCTTTTCATAGATGAGAGCTTTCTTTCCTATTTCCTTACCAAGacattaatttaaataatcgCCTCCTGTTAAAATCAATTCTTCAATGGCATGTAAATCGCATAACAGAACCCATGATCTCAGTACTAGTTTTATGAGCTGAATACATATGGGATACTCACCAAATGTGAAACCAAGCGTGCTAATAAGCGCCTTGTTGCAAATTACGATCGAGACGGACGACACCACCGACAAGCTCAATGCCCCAATGGTCCCCAGCTGGAACTTCTGGCTCTCACTCATCTTTCCCCCTCACCTCTCTCTCCAAGCCCCACCTCGATACCTCTATGGATCTATCAAAATATCAATTCCCCCTATTCACAATCAATATCTCATACACATTACAAGCACACATCTATACCATACACAAACTTGTCTGCGTATACGTATACATGTACTTATTCAACACAACTACACGTAGGTACATAATGTTTACAAGAAATTCACGAATTGTACCTCAGTCGGACATAATTTATCGCACAAGGTGGCTCAGCTGTGACAATGCCAAACACAGAAAGCTTCAATgaatgagaaagaaaaattggaaTGGGGATAGCGATTAGCACAAATTACAATCATGAACCCTAGATCTGctacagagaaagagagagagtcacCGTTTGAAGAATCTGGGAAGTGAAACCGAAGGAAAGCTCTTGGGATTTTTATAAGAGCTCTGGCATTGATGGTCAGCAAGTCTGGCTTTTGAGGAAAATGAAACGAAAATGACTGAAAGGGAGATTACCAGTAACATCGGCTCCGGCGTCGTTTTTGCTGGCCCAAATTTATTGAGCAaaaaacttttacaaaaaaaactatatacattatattatatatagttttcaAACCCCCCTCATAATTGAACAAAGAATTATAGGTGATCACAATCTTTATGTACGTTACCCTGTAAATTCTGTAATAAATTTGTTACTATAttgttttaaaacattttaaatgaTGTACTTGGAATTAATCTTTATGTCGTAATAAATAGGCCCCAATAACCCAATTAATGTGGTTGTCCCCTTGTCCCATTGGTTTTGATTATGATAGCAAAAGTCACCTATTAATTAACGTAGCTGCTAGCTAATTGATGTCTTACCTAAACTAATTAAGTTGCTCATGTGTCACGGAGTGGTAGTTATTGAAGTGTGCGTTTTGACCGGTTTGCTTTGTCCTTATAACAAGAGATGTGCCAAGTAGGCAATGTATGATCACATTCATTTTCgacttatattattattaggggtgtacaaacagTTATAACTGACGGtaattggctaaaaccgctaaccaaCTAGGCGGTTATTGTATTTTATCAACTGCAACCGCTAATCGTTTAGGCGAAGacgattttttttataactgccggttagcggttattgagtATATAACTGGCAGTTGTATAACCGCTTTTTAATTTGGGTTTTGGGCAGATTTTGTACCAGTTTTGGCCACTTTTGCTTCAGTTTTAGTGCAGGTTTtaaatccaaaatccaaaatatgaacaaatacaaatctaaaacagaacaatctaaatataaatttaaaacattacaaatccaaaattatatatataagcggttaTTGGTTATTAACCGTTTTTTCTAAACtttataaccgctaactgcctccgcctaggcggttagcagttatttataaccgcttttgaaAGAGGTTATGCAGTTATATAGTTAGTGATTTTAAAGCAGTTATAATCGCTCCGTTTGTACACCCTTaattattatcattaaaaaagaaaaaaaaaaaaaaaaaaaaaaaaaaaaaaaaaaaaagaaagtgtgtTAGAACatattaaagttaatttttaaagtatacgttaaatatttcattttgaatCCATTGAAAGTGAAATTCCATTACCAATTTATGATCATTGCTATAATCGAGTAGGAATATATGATTCAAAACACGAATGGacaaaatttttacaatttAATCCACACAAATCCATGATGTATAATGGATGGCTTAGTTATAGACGGGCCTCAAATTAAAGGGCCATTTGGCAAAAATCCCAACAgacttttataaatataaaaaccaCCAAGCCACGACCCGACTAGCTGCCAAGATTTGAACAAAACTTTACTCAAGTATAGCGCCTAGCAATTGATTCTCCTCCATCTGCTAGCTCAACCAACTGTCTGTCCACGTCACGCATTCATtccaaatattctaaaaaatgaATCTCAACATCAGTATTCTACTCAAATTTCTTTTCCGCTtagcttcccccccccccccctctctctctctctctctctctctctcatattcttTTTTGCAGGCGGCATAAggctcactaaaaaaaaaatgacaattatgGACCCTTTTTTTTCTAGACGATTTCTAAAATGGtttagaattaaaattttacatatgatttttaaacaatcgtctgtaaataaataaatatggacgGTTTGAGTAAACAGTCCATAAACGTGCAAACCGTTTgtttcaaaccgtctggaattattgatattaatgatattaaaaaaaaatggtgacaaaaatcacatggattaaaaaaaaattattattattaattatggacggtttttttcaaaccgtctagaaatgtaaatttttagaaggttttgcccaaactgtctataaatttacagacggttgaaatttacatttttggacggtttgtTTCAAACCGTTTGAAAATTCATAGGGTAGTCAAATAACGCAGATCGACACCCTCAGCCATAGATTGAAACACTATCGATGGCTTAAATGTGTCTAAAGAAAATGACGCGGATTGAGAAGAAAATGAGTAAAATTTGAACCCAGCCCTTCGATCTGAACCCCACATCGCATATTCACCAAGCAAAGAAGGCGTACAACCCCTAGCTCTGAACCCCATATCGCAAATGTGAACCCCAACCCCTTTGAACCCTAGCCAGCCAAACGACAACCCTTATGAGGCTTTGCTAT
Coding sequences:
- the LOC133876985 gene encoding UDP-xylose transporter 3 isoform X1 — translated: MSESQKFQLGTIGALSLSVVSSVSIVICNKALISTLGFTFATTLTSWHLLVTFCSLHVALWMKLFEHKPFDPRAVMGFGILNGTSIGLLNLSLGFNSVGFYQMTKLAIIPCTVLLETLFFRKIFSRSIQFSLLILLCGVGIATVTDLQLNGLGSFLSLLAVITTCVAQIMTNTIQKKFKVTSTQLLYQSCPYQAMTLFIVGPFLDGLLTNQNVFAFRYTPQVLFFIVLSCLISVSVNFSTFLVIGKTSAVTYQVLGHLKTCLVLAFGYVLLHDPFRWRNILGISIAVVGMGLYSYCCTVESQQKANEASAPLAQAKESESDPLLSVENGAAILGDGVVPKAPVWNSNKDLHA
- the LOC133876985 gene encoding UDP-xylose transporter 3 isoform X2, coding for MGSFFPVSKACLIPKHGPCEYIILDFNLCLEMTKLAIIPCTVLLETLFFRKIFSRSIQFSLLILLCGVGIATVTDLQLNGLGSFLSLLAVITTCVAQIMTNTIQKKFKVTSTQLLYQSCPYQAMTLFIVGPFLDGLLTNQNVFAFRYTPQVLFFIVLSCLISVSVNFSTFLVIGKTSAVTYQVLGHLKTCLVLAFGYVLLHDPFRWRNILGISIAVVGMGLYSYCCTVESQQKANEASAPLAQAKESESDPLLSVENGAAILGDGVVPKAPVWNSNKDLHA